Genomic window (Gasterosteus aculeatus chromosome 1, fGasAcu3.hap1.1, whole genome shotgun sequence):
CGTTACACTGACGACAGACTTTTAGACTACGCATTTTTCCGGCTCTGAAATTGtattaaatgttgttgttttttcccccaacctctccatccttttctctctccagatGAAGCTGTGGAACAAGTACAAAGTAACCAGTATCCCATCTCTGGTGTTTGTGGACGCAACGACGGGGAAGGTGGTGTGTCGAAACGGTCTGCTGGTGGTCAGGGATGACCCCAAAGGTGAGATCGGCCAGCTCTGCaggcagatacacacacacacacgcacttatgGTGAATTTATAAGTGAAGGCATCAGCCTGATTTAATTGTATCCCTTGACCTCAAGCTCTGACCTTAATACTCTATTGAGCCATTAAACACAAATGTCACAGTATAAAGAGGTAATAGACTTTTGAGAAACCTTGTGAGTAACCTCTGAGTAATAAAGATTGGACTAATAGAAATATATAGTAAAATTCCAATATCTATTGCATTATATCATTCCAACGAGTGAGAAGGATAAACTTCTAAAGCAAGACCTAAATGAGAACAGAAGTTGCACCTTCATACACGCAGACACCACACTTTCTCTGTAATGAGTGTGATGAGTGGGAGTGGAGATATACTGCAGTGCCACAACTATCGGCATTTGGCTGAAACATTTTGCACAAACTTAATTTCCCCACCTTTCGGTTTGTGTTGATCCCGCCTTAAATATGGTGCTGCATGAATATTATACCGTGTCCGTGTCTTACACTCTCATCTGCAGACCCTATCAGTTCTGCACTTTGAAGTGGAGACGGAGAATTAACGAGAGTGAGCAtgccttcctctccctctacAGAGGACTTCCTCTGTGGCTGTGAACATCTCAATATTTGAAAGCGGTGCCTCTTCACACCCTGGTTAATGAAAGCCAGCCAGAGCCTGCAGAATTACCTGTGATTCATCAACTGTTCTTTCAAACTACATTTGGCAATAAGTGAATATGTGCACAGTCACTTCATTATGCCTGTGCTCACTTCTTTTAACTGTACATCTTGATCAGTTCATGTTCTTTTGAGAGGCAGACTAAGAGCAGTTGCTTACATGAAAAATCAATTTGGCTGCAGAAGATTCTGTTTGAAAGAGGAGTAATGCAAAGTTGACCGTACATTGGGGACTGGGAGGGGCGGGTGAACCATTCAGGGCCTTTTACTCTCGATGAAAGGCCGGACTTGAGTGGCGACTGACTAGCCTGCAGCGCAAAGATGGAGTGCACTTTAATAATTGGGACAACAATAAAAGGCTGTGTCAGCGCGTTGGAGATGTGTCAGTCCTGGCTAATGAAGCCCTAGACAACCATGCGCTCAAAAAAAGCCAATTATGACCCGGCTATTCAAGATTTTATTTATGATTACCTCCCTTTTTAATTTGGCTGCACCAAATGCATCTCTTGAGCTTGCCAGTAACTATGAGGACACGGTGAAAAGGAAATGTAAGTGTGAaagagtagggggggggggggggttctggcacAGTTTTGTTTGCTTGATAGGCATGGCATAGGCagtaataaaaattaaaaaagccataaaaataaaaccatattTTAAATCCAGTGTGTATTTTGGAGCCCATTTGTGAAAGGGGGGGGAGAAGCCTGTAAATAACGAATACATGAGGACCCCACATGACTGATTCAATGTCAATTGAGTTAATTGACAGAAAACGTTTTCTGGCTATGGGTTACACGCCACGACAAGGTGGTGGATAGCCGCATTAACATCTACTTTATGGATTCcagaaatattgttttaaagaCACATTGTTTCCCCTGAGGataaaatgttattgtttgatCTCCAGACGCTCCATCACCGGCTCAAATGTTTTTCTGACCCAAAATCTGTAAAACTAAAGTTCTTTTTTCTCAGCTAGACTGTGAGATGGGCAGACTGGTAAACATAAGGCGCGTGCACAACATCAGCATGTTAACGTTGTCATTGTAAGCACGTTGGTATACTTCTATCTGTATGTTCAGCTGCACAATGCCGCCAACCTGTCAGTCCTGTTTTCTTACCCatctttttcaaatgattttctgcCTCTTCCCTTTGCACCCCCTCCTCTTTTGTACCCTCTCCCAGGCCTGGAGTTCCCCTGGGGCCCAAAGCCATTTGCGGAGGTGGTGGCAGGGCCTCTGCTCAGGAACAACAGGCAGACAACCGACAGCAGCTCCCTGGAGGGACACTATGTGGGAGTGTACTTCTCCGCACACTGGGTGAGTACGGGgcacagagaaaaagaacaaagagcctcttttttttaaacatgtttctGGCCTCAACTCTTATCAGAACACCGAAAAACATGGGCGAGCAAGGGCACCATCAGCCGAGCAGGAAGGGACAGCGGAAAGTCGAGACTGATGAGAGAGCGCAGCAGGGTGGAGGCGActcctttgtgtttgtgtgtttaaactaGCTGTGGTTGGATCCTTTTCACCTTTCATCCTTTCCCCACCACCTCTTTTCCCACCCCACTGACATCATCTCTATTGTCTCTTTGGGTGGTGGACCCGCTGATAGCCAGCAGAGGTCACGCCTCAGTGATGCACGCCAGGCATTATGTCATCAGTCGACCGTTCCTGATGAGATGCAGCGGCGGCTACTGAGGCCAGTCGGCACAGCAGCTGCCAGAGTCGCGGCCTCAGAGACCGGCTCTTCGTCACGGTGACGCCTGAAGGCTGGCGCGAACCCCAAGGTCCTTACGAAATTGGGACCAGTCACAAAAATCATTTACAAGAACATTTTTTTCCACACAACATTCCCCATAGTTACTCTTGCAAGTCCGCCCACTAGTAAAGTGATTTTAAACAGTGTCTAGAACGTGGCCGTGGCATCTGTTTACAcgctttcattatttatttcatattttaatgaCCCGTGGCAAAACATGACCCGTATTTCACTTATCTGCCTCCAAGGTGAGGGGCTTCATCTCATAGCAGTGAAACTTTAGTCAGACGTTGGCAAGAAAAGTCCAATTGGGACAGATTCCTGAAGCTTTAGCATTGACCCCACATTGTGCAAACTATGACATCGCAAAACTATTATCGACTAATTTTGAGCCTTTATTTCTACAAGAAACCCGAGAAAGGAGTCAATATATTGTAGATATGTACAATATCAATATTCaaagcacatttacatttatttatacactaatacatacatatattttataaatgacCAATTGTGCTTGTATAACATATTTGGTACCAGATTGAAAATATGGACAAAATGACCAAATAGGTTATGGCATTTCTAATCTATTATTCATTGTAAAGCACTCTAAATTCAGCAAATATGACCTGTGATGCCGCCTTTCAAGCCAGAAAAACGAGTGTGCGAGTGAAATTTGTTGTTTCTCTGCAACACACTGCAGAGACCTTAGAGCAGGTTGTACAAAAGATGTTGCCACCCAAAACATGACTAGCATAAGTTCCTTTCCTTGTCTCGTATAAATACGCCTTGATGTCCTGCTCCAAAGAGTGTTTTCTCTCCAAACACCCAAAACAACAGGTTCTGGAGCTGGTTTAAGACTTCTATATTTGAGAGAAGCTTGTGGAAAGGTGAATGGGAATACCCAAAGTAGTGGAAGCAACCAGTCACATGTGTGATCATATTTActcacttttctctctctttctctttctctctctttctctctctctctctccgttagTGCCCCCCGTGTCGCAGTCTGACCCGGGTGTTGGTTGAAACATATCGAGCTGTGAAAGAGTCCGGTCAGAAGTTTGAGATCGTGTTTGTCAGTGCTGACCGGTAAGAATCACAGAGGCAGATGAGATCATATTTGTACGCAAGACACAAATGGCGTCTTTTCTTTCTTCGGCTGTTAAAAACTGTGGCGTCGCCGTGTTCCCCTCTCAGGTCCGAGGAGTCCTTTCAGCAGTACTTCAGCGAGATGCCCTGGTTGGCGGTGCCATATTCGGATGAGGCTCGGCGCTCACGACTCAACAGACTATATGGGATACAAGGTGAGCCAGCTCAACCTCGTGAACGTTGTCTGACCTCTCGGAGGGTGGGAAGAGCGAGTGTGGATGCATTATTTCTGTCAGTTCACTCACTTGGTCATTGGCTCATAGGCGGACAGCTTCCTGTGATGGGCAGGCAAACAGAAACTTGGATTTGCCccacagccttttttttttttttttgctacgGAAGCCTCTTTGCCTGCTTGGATGAAGTTAGCGAGAGCTGGCCAAAAGCCTCTCCGGCAAAGTATGTGAGGAATGCAGGCAAGACAGCActgcgccgcccccccccccttctcccgcATTTCAAACCCTTCATGACGGCGTTGACCTCCGTTGACTTCAGGAACACACTCGCTCAAGTACACTGTCGGCTCTCTGATGGAGCTGGTTCTGATGGAGCTGGTTCTGATGGAGCTGGTTCTGTTAACGGAAGGGTGGTGAGAGACGAtcacatgggggggggcacaaaagCTGACAGGCAAAAGCTTTGCAAAACTGTCCAAAAACATGTAGACGACAAAGAAGAAATGTCAGTGGGAGGGAGCAGTCCGTGTCATGCGGCGGTAATCAACACAAACGTCCTCAACCACCTCTGACTCTTTCGCTCGTCTCCAGCGCACTTCTTTCCTCTGCGTCTGCCACTGACTTcaccccctttcctccctcaccAGGTATTCCCACGCTGATTCTGTTGGACGCAGAGGGTCACATGATCACGCGACAGGGCCGCGTGGAGGTGCTGAACGACCCGGAGTGCCGGCTGTTTCCGTGGCACCCTCGGCCCGTGCTGGAGCTCAGCGAGTCCAACGCCGTGCAGCTACACGAGGGGCCCTGCCTCGTCCTGTTTGTGGGTGAGCTGGCCCTGCGTTTTCTGTGTAATCGCTCTGCTGTCATCTCGCTTTCCGGGATTCCGTTCCACTCATCTGTGCGTTTTCCCATCTTCCGGCTGGACCTTTTTTCTCCAATGTTTCAAACCTCTTTCTGTTTGGTTCAGACGCAGAGGAGGAAGGTGAATTGGAACCAGCCAAGGAGCTAATTCAGCCAATAGCGGAGAAGCTTATGGTCAAGTACAaggcaaaggaggaggagatgccgctgctgttctttgtggCTGGAGAGGTGAGATGAGACACTCCGGACAACGCAAATGCGTATAGCTGAGATGTCCAGCAACTTATTTGTGAGTGATTGTGATACGCTTGGCAAAGTGCCTTAGTCGTGACTAATGGTATGCTGACCGATACATGAGTTTTGAGGCTGATTATCTTGATATTTCATAAACATGtactataaataataaatccttTTGTTAAAGAATCTTGACAAATAGGGACCCTTAACAGTGTCTGGCCGACAGCGCTTTAGATTTTTAGCTGCTAAATCCTCAATTGAAGTAAGCAAAACGGCAAAGTTAGAAGAAAACTATCAGCTAAAACGCGCCACAATTTTCTACGGAAGGAAAATGCAGAGTCGGGGGATTGGATTTTACCACAACGACAACCGCTTTTCAAATGAGTAGAGGATCCATTGTTGAAATATTGACTTATAGCCAAGTTAACGTTGGTTATTAAAGAA
Coding sequences:
- the nxn gene encoding nucleoredoxin; protein product: MSEFLVSLLGERLVDREKAEVDVQSAGAKLSLVGLFFGCSLNAPCKQFNGSLCEFYGRFKKASEHKDKLEIVFVSSDQDQKHWQDFLQEMPWPALPFKDRHKKMKLWNKYKVTSIPSLVFVDATTGKVVCRNGLLVVRDDPKGLEFPWGPKPFAEVVAGPLLRNNRQTTDSSSLEGHYVGVYFSAHWCPPCRSLTRVLVETYRAVKESGQKFEIVFVSADRSEESFQQYFSEMPWLAVPYSDEARRSRLNRLYGIQGIPTLILLDAEGHMITRQGRVEVLNDPECRLFPWHPRPVLELSESNAVQLHEGPCLVLFVDAEEEGELEPAKELIQPIAEKLMVKYKAKEEEMPLLFFVAGEDDMSDSLRDYTNLPEAAPLLTILDMSARAKYVRDVEEITPAEVEQFVSDFLAEKLKPEPI